In Myotis daubentonii chromosome 11, mMyoDau2.1, whole genome shotgun sequence, the genomic window gggaggcaactaatcgtgtctctctcacatggatctctctctctccctttctttcccccctccctcccttccactctaaaaagatcaatggaaaaaatatcctctggtgaggattaacaaaaacaaaagaacacacaGCTTCTTTGGAGAAAGGGGGGCCTTACATTGTATTCATTTGCTCACTTTGCAGGAAGAATTAACAGCATGGGACTAGGCAAGTTATGGGAGGTGGATAAGGGTGGGAGAGAGTGGAACTGAGACCGGGATGTGGCAGGGGAGCAGGCTTTATTGTCAGCACCACTTTGCTTCTTGCCAGCTGGGCTTGTTCAAGAGCTGTGAGTCTGAGGTCACAATTTCCCCTTCAATCTGAGGCCCTCCGAAGCGGAAGTGGTGGCTTGGGGAGCGTGCACCTGAGTCGGTGGTGCAGTGCCCTGGACCCTTGCCATGGAGGGGTCTAACGAGCCGGTCCTGGATGCTACGGCCAAGGTCACCAACCAGCCTGTAGATTTTCAGTGGAAACTGGGTATGGCTGTGAGCTCAGACAGTTGCAGATCACTTAAGTATCCTTATGTTGCAGTGATGCTAAAAGTGGCAGATCATTCAGGCCAAGTAAAGACCAAGTCTTTTGAAATGACAACTCCACAGTTTCCGGTTGAAGAGAAGGAAGACAGAATATGTTTGATCCCTTTCTTATCTGAATTTGAAAAAAGAAGATGACTTCTACAGGAGAACTATCAGACtagctcaatttttaaatgaaagaaaaataagcttcTACCATTTAAGCCATTGTCAATGTTGGGTCTCTCATATTGCAATTGAATCCATATCTGAAACAAAACAGCCCCTATCACCCTGAAATGCAGTCTTTCACTAGATGTAAAGTGATTTGAGGCCTGGGAACCAACCTgtcattttttgttattttaatcttCAGTGTCTAAGACAGTGCTGGCTAGTTAATAAACCTTTCTGGTGTGAtctcaaaaaaaacaaacaaacaaacaaaaaaaaaacaaaaatctgagGCCCTCCAAGCTCCAGAGCACCTCCTTCTGGCAGTTTTTCCTAATAACCACCAATCCTATAAATACCATCCTAGTTTCCCCACCTGCACCCAAAGAGGCTCCCCTTGGAACTCCACCTGTTGTTCCCAAAGCCACTTCCACCACCCCAGGGTGTAGAAGCATCTAATGGACTTATCCCCACTGGGGTGGTCTTAAGTTTCCCCCTTTAACAGAG contains:
- the LOC132212083 gene encoding COMM domain-containing protein 6-like, with the translated sequence MEGSNEPVLDATAKVTNQPVDFQWKLGMAVSSDSCRSLKYPYVAVMLKVADHSGQVKTKSFEMTTPQFPVEEKEDRICLIPFLSEFEKRR